In a single window of the Olivibacter sp. SDN3 genome:
- a CDS encoding RagB/SusD family nutrient uptake outer membrane protein — translation MKRTIKKLYPFAIAIALTATACKKEYLETSPTSSIDANEVFTTTDGAMVALNGTIRSMYSSLTNHGNFGQKSYDLVLDLMGEDMVVHKQGYGWLNTDYNYSAPSNANPDQRPDRTWFYYYRIISNANRIIDGLDEAIGSEEDKASIRGQALALRAHSYFYLVNFFGHNSLSGAGVPLYTEPTSEGNPRSSVQEVYNLIFSDLSEAETLLEGKSRIHRSHVDLAVAQGIHARAALQIGNYDAALEYATKAIESSGLSLYTAQQHTAAGFNTLSAPEWLWGLEVIVDQATIFASFYSHIDNREATGGYAALGTQKKITKALYDRIPEGDVRRNLFNGSQNPDLPIYSQVKFQLRQPGNWASDYLLMRLAEMYLIKAEAEARLGNAAQATETLQTLVSTRYPAYNAGAFSGNALLEEILLQRKIELWGEGFGLLDVKRLGNGLNRPTGDGNHGGGDLNSDANAANFAPGELVLPANTNRWLFAIPQDEINANGALTAADQNPQ, via the coding sequence ATGAAAAGAACTATAAAGAAATTATACCCTTTTGCAATTGCGATAGCTTTAACAGCTACGGCTTGTAAAAAGGAATATCTGGAAACGTCTCCCACTTCTAGCATTGATGCTAATGAAGTTTTTACGACAACAGACGGCGCAATGGTTGCCTTAAATGGTACCATAAGATCAATGTACAGCTCGCTGACCAATCACGGCAATTTTGGACAGAAGTCCTATGATTTGGTATTGGACCTAATGGGTGAGGATATGGTAGTACATAAGCAGGGATATGGCTGGCTGAATACCGATTATAACTACTCCGCTCCAAGTAATGCTAATCCTGACCAGCGACCGGACCGTACCTGGTTTTATTATTACAGAATTATAAGCAATGCGAATCGAATTATAGACGGTTTAGATGAGGCAATCGGTTCTGAAGAAGATAAAGCATCAATAAGAGGGCAAGCATTGGCTTTGAGAGCACATTCTTACTTTTATCTAGTGAACTTTTTTGGACACAATAGCTTGTCAGGAGCAGGGGTGCCCTTATATACGGAACCTACATCGGAGGGAAATCCAAGGTCGTCTGTACAGGAAGTTTACAACCTTATTTTTAGTGATTTAAGTGAAGCTGAAACCTTATTAGAGGGTAAATCGAGAATTCATAGGTCGCACGTGGATTTGGCAGTAGCTCAGGGTATTCATGCACGTGCAGCATTGCAAATAGGTAACTATGATGCTGCTTTGGAATACGCAACTAAAGCTATCGAATCAAGTGGACTGTCTCTTTACACCGCGCAGCAGCATACTGCGGCTGGATTTAATACCTTAAGTGCACCTGAATGGCTGTGGGGACTCGAAGTGATCGTTGATCAAGCGACGATTTTTGCATCTTTCTACTCTCATATAGATAATCGTGAGGCAACGGGAGGTTATGCTGCTTTAGGTACACAGAAAAAAATTACCAAAGCGTTGTATGATCGTATACCAGAAGGTGATGTTCGTAGGAACTTATTCAATGGGAGCCAAAATCCAGATTTGCCTATTTATTCTCAAGTTAAATTTCAATTAAGACAACCTGGTAACTGGGCATCCGATTACCTGTTAATGAGGTTAGCCGAAATGTATCTGATAAAGGCAGAAGCAGAAGCGCGCTTGGGTAATGCAGCACAGGCTACTGAAACGCTACAAACATTGGTATCTACCCGTTATCCTGCTTATAATGCAGGAGCTTTTAGTGGTAATGCCTTACTGGAGGAAATCCTGTTGCAGAGGAAAATAGAACTGTGGGGTGAAGGCTTCGGTTTATTAGACGTGAAAAGACTAGGTAACGGTCTTAATAGGCCAACAGGCGATGGTAATCATGGTGGTGGAGATTTAAATAGTGACGCTAATGCCGCGAATTTCGCCCCTGGGGAACTTGTGTTGCCAGCAAATACGAATAGGTGGTTGTTTGCAATTCCTCAGGATGAAATAAATGCAAATGGGGCATTGACGGCCGCCGATCAGAATCCTCAATAA
- a CDS encoding SusC/RagA family TonB-linked outer membrane protein translates to MKQKLLSFFLACTLLIGAVHAQQRVIRGKVTSAADGATLAGATVSVVGTTVSVQVSSDGNYEINVPGGATELSAFYLGFDRQTIATEDKSVINFALSASSEMLSEVIVHVPYGSMRKTAFTGSESTISAKNFENQQVSSFTRALEGVAPGVQATNGGGAPGTSADIRIRGIGSVNANSSPLYVVDGVPYVGSNISLSTDDIETTTVLKDAAATALYGSRAANGVVMITTKKGRDGSPELAFTARTGFVNRAIPEYDRVNVPQYYEGMWHATYNRIIRTQRADGTFPTAEEARQSASTSLIPGNLVYNNTDQPNNLVVLPNGQFNPDASILYQDDWQDVLFRSPFRQDYNLNVRGGTDKGNYYISMGYLNEPGYVKFTGYERFTGRVNVNSKIKEWLSAGLNADGALGYQDNLLADGTFTTNPFYYTRIMGPIYPVWQRDQSGSIVIDPLTGQQVLDWGTNAQMGARPYAGNSNLLGSLDLDDRSGKTGNMNFNTYLEARFLNNFTFRTTLGGNYFNRYGTTFQNPEFGDAANVSGRSTKNQTRQLSFTFNQILTYDKTFNEDHHLNVLVGHENYRNTRNFLNATRSGFPFPGNTELAPAATLEAASSYEDYHRIEGYLSRANYSYKERYLFSASFRRDGTSRFFPGIGGESSNQWGNFFSIGAGWRLSEEAFLQHATWVNELKLRGSYGEQGNEGVQRTRPTGETDQENPGNTNIDNFYGWQSLYTFGWNNVNFPGVILNSLPNQGLTWEKNRNLNIGLDFQLFNNRIEGSVEWYNRESSNLLFQVPLPLSTGGLSTGDASIWRNVGTMYNRGVEVQLGYNAIRKTDFDWRIDLNLSHYRNKVTRLAPENREGGIIEGTKKIMEGEDVYRFWLRDYAGVDPDNGDALWYQDVLDDSGNPTGERITTNNINQASFYYHGSAIPDLFGGLTNSFRYKGFDLSVLLTFQLGGQFYDGNYAALMHMGSYGSNWHADILDAWKQPGDVTDVPRLQNAIAAANAGNSQSSRFLFDASYLNIKNITFGYNLPQQVVNNIGLTRLRVFANVDNAHIFTSRKGMDPQRAFTGVSDFTYPTMRNFTFGVTIGL, encoded by the coding sequence ATGAAACAAAAACTACTAAGTTTCTTTCTTGCATGTACATTGCTTATTGGAGCGGTACATGCACAGCAAAGAGTGATTAGGGGTAAGGTTACATCCGCAGCAGATGGGGCCACTCTTGCAGGAGCCACAGTTTCGGTAGTAGGAACGACTGTATCCGTACAGGTGAGTTCTGATGGTAATTATGAAATCAATGTACCTGGTGGCGCTACGGAGCTATCCGCTTTTTATCTGGGGTTTGATAGGCAGACTATTGCCACCGAAGATAAATCGGTTATTAACTTTGCTTTATCGGCGAGCTCTGAAATGCTGTCGGAGGTTATCGTGCATGTTCCCTATGGATCAATGCGTAAAACGGCATTTACTGGATCTGAATCTACCATTTCAGCGAAGAATTTTGAAAATCAGCAGGTATCGTCATTTACGCGTGCATTAGAGGGGGTCGCTCCGGGTGTTCAAGCAACGAATGGTGGTGGTGCTCCAGGAACGAGTGCAGACATACGTATAAGAGGTATAGGTTCTGTGAATGCTAACAGCAGTCCGCTTTACGTAGTAGACGGCGTTCCGTACGTAGGCTCGAATATATCATTATCAACAGATGATATAGAGACAACTACCGTTTTGAAAGATGCTGCTGCCACTGCGCTTTATGGATCTCGTGCGGCAAACGGTGTTGTCATGATCACAACAAAGAAAGGGCGTGATGGTAGTCCAGAGCTCGCCTTCACTGCACGGACAGGCTTTGTGAACAGAGCAATTCCAGAATACGATAGAGTAAATGTGCCTCAGTATTATGAAGGCATGTGGCATGCAACCTATAATCGAATTATAAGAACACAGCGAGCTGATGGAACTTTTCCTACAGCTGAAGAGGCAAGACAATCAGCTTCTACAAGTTTAATCCCGGGGAATCTGGTGTACAATAATACGGATCAGCCCAATAATTTGGTGGTACTGCCAAATGGTCAATTTAATCCTGATGCAAGTATCTTGTATCAAGACGACTGGCAAGATGTATTGTTTCGTTCACCTTTTCGCCAAGACTACAACTTAAATGTAAGAGGTGGTACTGATAAGGGAAATTATTACATATCTATGGGTTACCTAAACGAGCCCGGGTATGTTAAATTTACAGGCTATGAGCGTTTTACTGGTAGAGTGAACGTAAATAGCAAAATAAAAGAATGGCTTAGTGCAGGGTTAAATGCTGACGGTGCACTTGGTTACCAGGATAATCTCTTAGCAGACGGTACTTTTACTACTAACCCCTTCTACTATACTCGAATCATGGGGCCTATTTATCCGGTATGGCAGAGAGATCAATCCGGAAGTATCGTGATTGATCCGTTGACAGGCCAGCAAGTTTTAGATTGGGGAACCAATGCGCAGATGGGAGCTCGTCCATATGCGGGTAACTCCAATCTATTAGGGTCGTTGGATCTGGACGACCGCTCGGGCAAAACCGGAAATATGAACTTCAATACCTATTTAGAAGCACGGTTTTTAAATAATTTTACGTTTAGGACGACTTTAGGAGGTAACTACTTTAATAGATACGGTACCACGTTCCAGAACCCAGAGTTTGGTGACGCGGCAAATGTTTCAGGTCGTTCCACCAAAAATCAAACACGGCAATTGTCGTTTACTTTCAACCAAATTTTGACCTACGATAAAACCTTCAATGAGGATCACCATTTAAATGTACTAGTGGGGCATGAAAATTACCGCAATACTAGAAACTTTCTAAATGCTACGCGATCAGGTTTCCCTTTCCCAGGGAACACGGAGTTAGCACCAGCGGCAACATTAGAGGCGGCCTCTTCTTATGAAGATTACCATAGAATTGAGGGGTATTTAAGCCGTGCGAATTACAGCTATAAAGAGCGTTATTTATTTTCGGCTAGCTTTCGTCGTGATGGAACATCAAGATTTTTTCCCGGTATCGGTGGCGAATCCAGCAACCAGTGGGGTAACTTTTTCTCTATAGGTGCTGGTTGGAGGCTTTCAGAAGAAGCATTTCTACAGCATGCAACTTGGGTAAATGAGTTGAAATTAAGAGGAAGTTATGGTGAACAAGGTAATGAAGGGGTTCAAAGAACAAGACCGACAGGCGAAACAGATCAAGAAAATCCAGGCAATACAAATATTGATAATTTCTATGGTTGGCAGAGTCTTTACACCTTTGGATGGAATAATGTTAACTTCCCCGGGGTAATTCTAAATAGCTTACCTAATCAAGGGTTGACCTGGGAAAAGAACAGAAACCTGAATATTGGTCTCGATTTTCAATTATTTAATAATAGAATAGAAGGTTCGGTAGAATGGTATAACCGTGAGTCTTCTAATTTATTATTCCAAGTGCCGCTTCCCCTATCTACTGGTGGCCTCTCTACAGGAGATGCCAGTATTTGGAGGAACGTGGGTACGATGTATAATAGAGGTGTTGAAGTACAGTTGGGATACAACGCCATTCGCAAAACTGATTTTGACTGGAGAATTGATTTAAATCTAAGTCATTATCGCAATAAGGTGACGAGACTGGCTCCGGAAAATCGTGAAGGTGGGATTATTGAGGGTACCAAAAAAATCATGGAAGGTGAAGACGTATACAGATTTTGGCTTCGCGACTATGCAGGTGTAGATCCGGACAATGGAGACGCGCTTTGGTATCAAGATGTTTTAGATGATAGCGGTAACCCAACAGGAGAGAGAATAACGACCAATAATATCAACCAAGCTAGCTTCTATTATCACGGGTCGGCTATTCCAGATCTATTTGGAGGACTTACCAACTCTTTTAGATATAAAGGTTTTGATTTATCTGTGTTATTGACGTTCCAATTGGGAGGGCAGTTCTATGACGGTAACTATGCTGCTCTAATGCATATGGGAAGTTACGGATCTAATTGGCATGCCGATATTTTAGATGCCTGGAAACAGCCTGGTGATGTTACTGATGTACCTAGATTGCAAAATGCCATTGCTGCCGCAAATGCTGGAAACTCGCAATCGTCTAGATTTTTATTCGATGCATCTTATTTGAACATTAAAAACATCACTTTCGGGTATAACCTGCCGCAACAAGTAGTTAATAATATCGGGTTGACACGTTTGCGCGTATTTGCGAATGTGGACAATGCCCATATTTTTACTTCCAGAAAAGGAATGGATCCTCAAAGGGCATTTACGGGTGTATCGGATTTTACATACCCAACGATGCGTAATTTTACTTTTGGTGTTACTATTGGATTATAA
- a CDS encoding RagB/SusD family nutrient uptake outer membrane protein produces the protein MKSIYRKHTRKLLKVSFATLVFTASLSSCSKDFLNLRPELNIPEDNMFDTPERILTHVHGLYASAKDGRLMAGRYFIYNDIRAEEFVNRTTNGVTGLNVYNHTNDAATTQVNNFWIQGYMTINRVNKFLEDFDLYPGVVSPELEANYRAEAKFVRAWMYYALVHMFATPYTQDNGASPGLPLRLQAETNTENNSLPRSTVAEVYQQILTDLNEAEADLPESGSADKTRAYRNTAIALKTRVYLAMGDYPNVIAEANKIVSPAAPFTSPDGSLGLETSVEIAFATPYAGNNRENILSMPMEENNAPGTQNQMGYYYNTGNGNIEYYLNTTTGNLGGIYAHPQWGENDARKTQLTAEASGLQILTKWAGEAPFIDWIPVIRYAEVLLNLAEAEAEAGDQARALALVNAVHTRSDAENPLTSSGNEDLIEKILTERRIELLGEGFRAPDLMRRGQAIPSYGAGGMISPNSSSYVFPIPVGEVQTNPDL, from the coding sequence ATGAAATCAATATATAGAAAGCACACAAGAAAACTGTTGAAGGTTTCTTTTGCTACGTTGGTTTTTACGGCAAGCTTATCGAGCTGTAGTAAAGACTTCCTAAACTTGAGACCGGAGCTGAATATTCCGGAGGATAATATGTTTGATACTCCTGAACGTATTCTTACGCATGTTCACGGGCTATATGCTTCGGCAAAGGATGGGCGCTTGATGGCAGGGCGGTATTTTATATACAACGATATACGCGCCGAGGAGTTTGTGAATCGAACCACGAACGGTGTGACAGGATTAAATGTATATAATCATACCAATGATGCTGCTACAACCCAGGTTAATAATTTCTGGATACAGGGGTATATGACCATCAACCGGGTCAATAAATTCTTGGAGGATTTTGATTTATACCCAGGCGTTGTCAGCCCAGAGTTGGAAGCAAACTATCGTGCAGAAGCTAAGTTTGTACGTGCCTGGATGTATTACGCGTTGGTGCATATGTTTGCTACACCATATACACAAGACAACGGTGCTTCCCCCGGCTTACCTTTACGTTTACAGGCTGAAACCAATACAGAGAACAATTCCTTACCAAGGAGCACTGTTGCTGAAGTTTATCAACAGATTTTGACGGATCTTAACGAAGCCGAAGCAGACCTGCCTGAAAGTGGTAGCGCTGATAAAACGCGGGCTTACAGAAATACAGCAATTGCGCTTAAAACACGGGTATATTTAGCGATGGGAGACTATCCAAATGTTATTGCAGAAGCAAATAAGATTGTTTCGCCGGCAGCGCCGTTTACCTCTCCTGACGGAAGTTTGGGACTGGAAACTTCTGTCGAAATTGCATTTGCCACTCCTTACGCGGGTAACAATAGAGAAAATATTCTATCGATGCCTATGGAAGAGAATAATGCACCAGGAACACAGAATCAAATGGGTTATTATTATAATACTGGAAATGGTAATATTGAGTATTATCTTAATACCACAACTGGAAACTTAGGTGGTATCTATGCGCACCCGCAGTGGGGAGAGAATGATGCGCGTAAAACGCAATTAACCGCAGAAGCCTCTGGTTTACAGATTTTGACTAAATGGGCCGGCGAAGCGCCTTTTATCGATTGGATTCCTGTTATTCGTTATGCCGAAGTGTTATTGAACTTAGCAGAAGCTGAGGCTGAGGCGGGCGATCAAGCGCGTGCATTGGCTTTGGTAAACGCTGTACATACGCGCTCTGATGCTGAAAATCCATTAACAAGCTCAGGCAACGAAGACTTGATCGAAAAGATTCTAACAGAACGTCGTATCGAATTATTAGGCGAAGGCTTCAGGGCTCCTGATTTGATGAGGAGGGGACAAGCTATACCGTCTTATGGCGCAGGAGGGATGATTAGTCCTAACTCGTCTTCTTATGTTTTCCCGATTCCGGTAGGGGAAGTACAAACAAACCCTGATCTTTAA
- a CDS encoding TonB-dependent receptor: MKQKLLSFFLVCTMLLGVVYAQERRISGKVTEENGSGLPGVSVVVTGTTSGTQTDNEGNYSISVPADARTLTFSYIGYRSITEEIGGESTVNVTLSLDASELSEVIVTGYGTQRRQEFTGSASSVRGDVIKSMPIQSFGQGLTGQATGVNVVQPNGLLNNPPVIRVRGLSSLSLSSFPLVVVDGIPITTDNVTQRDGANLNSATNNPLGDINPADIESMDILKDAASAAIYGSRAAAGVLVITTKKGKQGRTNVTYDGWIGNTQAIRLQDVLNAEQYVAHKNTALANALAINPNAVPANQRDEEGRAFFLDYYDDGSLVDTRWYDEVYRSAWQQNHNLTVSGGTEKTKYYFSAGLTDQNGFLKANTFKRKSARMNIDHQATDWLNLMANVNYTNAQNNAPNSGSIDGGAYASSGLGRIAMSQMPNVRPFNSDGSYAMESNAIHRGANLVPAQWSNPYPLIDLDRNSSETSRLLANLGATLKLAEGLNFRTTFSWDLRNIENKRFWNPLQGDGWSSTGQAFNNNIRSENWNWVNTLTYDKTFADVHNLSLLIGSDAQKRRDDAWGANRAQLADPFYDQFQGVFLQNTPGGNFIDEIAYEAYLGSVSYNYDNKYYISANYRRDGNSALSPNNRWGNFGGASVGYTISNEEFFKNSNLANTMSNLRLKASWGRVGNGNLNNFYGAYNLYQSGIYGGVSRNYYIQAGNEDLKWETSTQMNIGLDVGFFNNRLNLEANWYNKDIDNMILGVPQSPSKGIPNPVTENENTILMNVGSMYNRGFEFNINATPIDRGDFTWTTSLNFSTLKNEVTSLVDESTPLLAYTSGLELTSITSVGYSAASIFGVKTVGVNPENGRRIFETVDGRQVQYLHGGEEFVDANGNTFRASYTNLDGTPASGVNIATEQQILGNTIPTWFGGFNNNFRYKAFDLGLIFTFSGGNYIYNGTRAGLLDQRVWNNSTEVLNAWTPENTGSSIPRAVYGDNVSNGSSFLISEHVEKGDFLRLQNISLGYTLPTRLFGNSGIQSVRVYGSAQNLFLITGYSGVDPEISSNGNQNLSSGIERNSVPQARTFTMGLTVGF; the protein is encoded by the coding sequence ATGAAACAAAAACTACTAAGTTTCTTTCTAGTGTGTACCATGCTCTTAGGAGTGGTATATGCGCAAGAGAGACGCATTAGCGGGAAAGTAACTGAAGAGAATGGCAGTGGCTTGCCCGGTGTGTCTGTTGTTGTGACCGGAACAACTAGTGGTACACAGACAGACAATGAAGGAAATTACTCAATTTCGGTTCCGGCCGATGCTAGAACGTTAACCTTTAGTTATATTGGCTATCGGTCTATCACGGAGGAAATTGGAGGAGAGAGTACGGTAAACGTTACCTTATCGCTCGATGCTTCTGAACTGTCTGAAGTGATCGTCACCGGTTATGGTACGCAGCGCAGGCAAGAGTTTACCGGATCTGCATCTTCTGTAAGAGGGGATGTAATCAAATCTATGCCTATTCAGAGTTTTGGGCAGGGATTAACAGGACAAGCAACAGGTGTAAATGTGGTGCAACCGAACGGTCTCTTAAATAACCCGCCTGTTATACGCGTACGTGGTTTGAGTTCCCTGTCGCTGAGTTCATTTCCATTGGTTGTGGTTGATGGTATCCCAATTACTACCGATAACGTTACACAACGTGATGGGGCGAATTTAAATTCGGCAACAAATAACCCTTTGGGGGATATCAACCCGGCAGATATCGAATCAATGGACATCCTGAAAGATGCTGCGTCGGCAGCAATCTATGGATCGAGAGCCGCTGCAGGGGTCTTGGTGATTACCACAAAGAAAGGGAAGCAAGGAAGAACCAACGTTACTTACGATGGATGGATCGGCAACACGCAGGCGATACGCTTACAGGACGTGTTAAACGCAGAGCAGTATGTAGCACATAAAAACACCGCACTGGCCAACGCCTTAGCGATTAATCCAAATGCGGTGCCTGCCAACCAGCGTGACGAAGAAGGCCGTGCGTTTTTCTTAGACTATTATGACGACGGTTCTTTAGTAGATACCCGCTGGTATGATGAAGTTTACCGTTCGGCTTGGCAACAAAACCATAACCTAACCGTATCAGGCGGTACAGAAAAAACAAAGTATTATTTTTCTGCGGGACTGACAGATCAGAACGGATTTTTAAAAGCTAATACTTTCAAGCGTAAAAGTGCACGGATGAATATTGATCATCAGGCTACGGATTGGTTAAATTTGATGGCCAATGTAAACTATACCAATGCACAAAACAATGCGCCGAATAGTGGTTCCATCGATGGTGGAGCTTACGCTTCTTCTGGTCTGGGCCGTATCGCGATGTCTCAGATGCCAAACGTAAGACCGTTCAATTCAGATGGTAGTTACGCCATGGAAAGTAATGCCATCCATCGAGGTGCTAACTTAGTGCCTGCGCAATGGTCAAATCCATATCCCCTAATTGACTTAGATAGGAACTCCTCAGAAACTAGTCGCTTATTGGCTAACTTAGGAGCTACATTGAAACTCGCTGAAGGCTTAAATTTCCGTACAACTTTCTCTTGGGATTTAAGAAATATTGAGAATAAGCGTTTTTGGAACCCACTACAGGGAGATGGATGGAGTAGCACCGGTCAGGCATTTAATAACAATATTCGTTCGGAAAACTGGAACTGGGTCAATACCCTAACTTATGATAAAACATTTGCTGACGTACATAACCTGTCTTTATTAATTGGTTCAGATGCACAGAAAAGAAGAGATGATGCTTGGGGAGCGAATCGTGCGCAGCTAGCAGATCCATTTTACGATCAGTTTCAAGGTGTTTTTCTTCAAAATACGCCCGGCGGGAATTTCATAGATGAAATCGCCTATGAAGCATATCTGGGAAGTGTAAGTTATAACTACGATAACAAATATTACATTAGCGCTAACTACCGTAGGGACGGAAACTCGGCCTTATCTCCTAATAACAGATGGGGTAATTTTGGCGGCGCTTCTGTCGGTTATACCATATCTAACGAGGAGTTCTTTAAGAATTCGAACTTAGCGAATACGATGTCAAATCTTCGGTTAAAAGCAAGCTGGGGAAGGGTTGGTAATGGTAACCTAAATAATTTCTACGGTGCTTATAACTTGTATCAATCAGGAATTTATGGCGGTGTTTCCAGAAACTACTACATTCAGGCTGGTAACGAAGACTTAAAATGGGAAACTAGTACACAGATGAATATTGGTTTGGACGTAGGTTTCTTTAATAACCGCTTGAATTTAGAGGCCAATTGGTACAACAAAGATATAGACAATATGATACTGGGGGTGCCGCAATCACCTTCGAAAGGTATTCCGAATCCGGTGACTGAAAACGAAAATACCATACTGATGAATGTTGGCTCAATGTATAACCGTGGTTTTGAATTCAACATTAACGCTACACCAATTGACAGAGGGGATTTTACATGGACAACAAGTTTGAATTTTTCAACATTGAAAAACGAAGTGACGAGCTTAGTTGACGAAAGTACACCGTTGCTTGCTTATACGTCTGGCTTAGAGTTAACAAGTATTACGAGCGTTGGTTATTCGGCGGCTAGTATCTTTGGGGTAAAAACTGTGGGAGTGAATCCGGAAAATGGGCGTAGAATTTTTGAAACAGTTGATGGCAGACAGGTGCAATATTTGCATGGTGGCGAAGAGTTCGTGGATGCTAACGGTAATACGTTTAGGGCTTCATATACTAATTTAGATGGTACGCCGGCATCTGGTGTAAATATCGCTACTGAGCAACAGATTCTAGGTAATACTATTCCGACTTGGTTTGGTGGTTTTAACAATAATTTCCGCTATAAAGCTTTTGATTTGGGCTTAATTTTTACCTTCTCAGGAGGCAATTATATTTATAACGGAACGCGTGCGGGCCTGTTAGATCAAAGGGTATGGAATAATTCTACCGAAGTATTAAATGCTTGGACACCAGAAAATACCGGGAGTTCCATTCCACGTGCTGTTTATGGTGATAATGTCTCCAATGGTTCTTCGTTCCTGATTTCTGAACATGTGGAGAAAGGAGATTTTCTTCGTCTTCAGAATATAAGTTTAGGATATACCTTACCAACTAGATTATTTGGTAATAGCGGTATTCAATCGGTAAGAGTTTACGGTTCTGCTCAAAATTTATTTCTCATTACCGGATATAGTGGTGTAGACCCGGAAATATCAAGTAATGGTAATCAGAACTTATCTTCAGGTATTGAACGTAACTCAGTTCCGCAGGCAAGAACATTCACCATGGGATTGACAGTAGGATTTTAA
- a CDS encoding SusD/RagB family nutrient-binding outer membrane lipoprotein, giving the protein MKKLIIYIVPMILLASCAKSLDDYNIDQKNPGEVPQGPLFSNALKELTDNVTSPSVNINVFRFWMQQWTATTYQDEPRYNFVTRNIQQNFWNPFYREVLHDLLESKRIAQEDVEIEEDVRNNQIAATEVASIYAWAALVNTYGDVPYNEALTDVNQPAYDNAEDIYADLLNRLDAAIEQIDPAAEGFGSADLLYGGDMSAWLKFAHSLKLRLAITLADIDEAAAQQAISASAASAFTSNNDNAAFAYQTSTPNNNPVSANLNSLFTTRQDYVAGRPFITVLNNLDDPRRPEFFTSVNGNYVGGVIGSNNVYSDNSSPSTKVIAPDFEALLMDYSEVEFILAEAAERWGILGSPEEHYNNAISASIIYWGGTQAQADTYLAQSEVAYGTAQGNWQQKIGTQKWIALYNRGFDAWNEWKRLDYPVLQPASGAVSPGIIPNRLTYPPSEYTLNESNVNEAVSRLGADNVRQKVFWDVN; this is encoded by the coding sequence ATGAAAAAACTTATTATATATATCGTACCAATGATCCTATTGGCATCGTGTGCGAAAAGTCTGGATGATTATAATATTGACCAGAAAAATCCAGGGGAAGTTCCGCAAGGTCCGCTATTTAGCAACGCCTTAAAGGAACTAACCGATAATGTGACGAGTCCAAGTGTGAACATCAATGTTTTCCGCTTTTGGATGCAGCAATGGACGGCTACAACTTATCAAGATGAGCCACGGTATAATTTCGTAACTAGAAACATTCAACAAAACTTTTGGAATCCGTTTTATCGGGAAGTTTTGCACGATTTGCTTGAGAGTAAAAGGATTGCGCAAGAAGATGTGGAAATTGAAGAAGATGTGCGAAATAATCAAATAGCTGCTACTGAAGTTGCTTCAATCTACGCTTGGGCTGCTTTAGTTAATACCTATGGTGACGTGCCTTATAATGAGGCTCTTACTGACGTGAATCAACCGGCTTATGACAATGCCGAAGACATTTATGCTGATTTGCTTAATCGGTTGGACGCTGCAATAGAACAGATTGACCCTGCCGCCGAGGGTTTTGGAAGTGCTGACCTTCTTTATGGAGGAGATATGTCGGCTTGGTTAAAGTTTGCTCATAGCTTGAAGCTTCGTTTAGCTATAACTTTGGCAGACATAGATGAGGCGGCTGCGCAACAAGCAATATCTGCGTCTGCCGCGTCTGCATTTACCAGTAATAACGACAATGCGGCTTTCGCCTATCAGACCTCAACTCCAAACAACAACCCCGTATCAGCGAACTTAAATTCGTTGTTTACAACACGTCAAGATTACGTTGCAGGACGACCTTTTATAACCGTTTTGAATAATTTAGACGATCCACGTAGACCAGAATTTTTTACTTCCGTGAATGGAAATTATGTTGGTGGTGTAATTGGCTCTAATAATGTTTATTCGGACAACAGTTCACCAAGTACAAAAGTGATTGCTCCGGATTTTGAAGCGTTATTAATGGATTATTCGGAAGTAGAATTTATTCTTGCCGAAGCTGCTGAAAGATGGGGAATCCTTGGTTCTCCAGAAGAGCATTATAATAACGCAATAAGTGCGTCAATCATTTATTGGGGAGGAACACAAGCGCAAGCAGATACGTATCTCGCTCAAAGTGAAGTGGCCTATGGTACTGCGCAAGGCAACTGGCAACAAAAAATTGGCACGCAAAAATGGATTGCGTTATACAATCGTGGTTTTGATGCCTGGAACGAATGGAAGCGTCTAGACTATCCTGTCTTACAACCCGCCAGTGGAGCAGTAAGTCCGGGTATAATTCCAAACCGTTTAACATATCCACCAAGTGAATATACATTGAATGAATCTAATGTGAATGAGGCAGTCTCGAGATTAGGCGCAGATAATGTGAGGCAGAAGGTTTTCTGGGATGTGAATTAA